One Gossypium hirsutum isolate 1008001.06 chromosome A08, Gossypium_hirsutum_v2.1, whole genome shotgun sequence genomic window, gactagaggtcagggcagtccggtggtgacacaggggagactttaactaataaactgtactaatttgctgaaccaaaaattctaaaaattttatggtgagtagatatatgagtctagtttcaggaaaaatttacggaattagatttcgagtttcggaactcgagatatgaatttttaagaaactatgacgcagttggacagcttgtccgaatttgtttaagtgctcaaataagtttagtaatgcctcgtgctcgactccggcgacggtctcgggtaagggggcatTACAATGTCACTAGGCCATGTGATCCATATTTTAACCCTAAATTCATGCCATTTCAAGGCCAAATCATACCTAGCCATCCATACCATTCGGACATACATACAAAGGATTTAAAACATCATTCACACACACTTAACATACCACCTCAAATGTCCTtattcatctaaccaatatgccattcaaaggcaccacaattataCCAAAACATCATTTACCGAAACAAGTTAATATTGCCATATTCCAAGCATACAAACCTAGTTCATTTAACCACTACATGATATCACAAATGACCATTTCCAAACCACCACATACATACCAAAAGAGCCTTATTTACAAGCACTTAAGAATGACCAAAATGATCTAACTTAAACAAGCATTAAAAGTTCATCAAATTCAAACATAAGCTTTACAAGCATTAACCTACCAAATCACCATTAACACATTCATAAACTAACATTACAAAATattctatacatgtcattattaaccttggccaaaatactcaaaaactaccgaaatggttgttggatagtgtgataggtctccgacgagcttccaaccgattgagcttccgattatctataaaacaaaggaaaaaaactacgtaagcaatgagtgcttagtaaactcgtataaattcaaacataactTGCCATTTCATTAGCACAAactataaaatatgcataatgtCATTACCAAGACCATAAGCTTAATATAGCCTATACGAGCACCATCACTCACAAGTTAGCATGCTTATCCATGATACAAATGAATTCAATCATATAgtaaataagtttcatatacACATTATTTAactcatcaaccttttcatatGATCATGAATCTTTTTATTTGTATACTTATTGTGCCATTTCCTTtacttacccattgaaccatctagaattacatcggatactcgaGAATGCTCACACACACAGTGTGCCTTTctatataaccgtaaccttttcTTTACAATAGTGCTTACATAAGCTGTAGGTCGGAATGTTAGTTACATgatactgctcacacgagctgtggagaatcgcaacaaatgcaggatctcaaccatcggtaggacatttaagaccagCATTCCGAAATATGAAATCCCTAATAACACTTTATATCATTAAagtattaataagtttatattttggtcactcaacttcaaaaagttacaaaattatcaCTAAACTAtgcgaaagttttcatttaagttattcggctattaaaattgttgttgtatagcCTTTGCTATTCACATCGCTTGCATAAATCAGAAGCTCCATTTCCCCTTTTcttctataattcaattttttcatgaaacaactttaagTCTCACGAATAtgtgaaccaaaattaaatagcTTTCTTCTTCAATCCCTAATAGTGAACCTCAAATCAACTCAAATCTAATCAAGTTTACCGTATTGATCGTCAAATTGTTATTTGGAGCTCActaaccaaattttttttaaaataaaaccctTAATAATACAGTGACTTAATTacaaacttttgaatagtttaataatttactcaaatcaaaACTTTCGAATATTCAATAAtgacattttataactttttgaagttgaataattaaaatataaactatGAGGGGTTTTTAccctaataatatatatataaacaaaaaataaaataccaaaatggtATGTTGCTAAGATtaagtaccaaaatggtacatttaGATGGGTGGAGGGTGTCAGATAGGCACAACtaaatgtaccattttggtacttaattttAGCAACAtatcattttggtattttgttttttttatttatattatcagAGTAAAAAACCCAAACTATGAACTTGGGAGAAATTTATCCTAAAAATTATCTTTTTCCTAGAAATTGAGTATACTAGTCGCCGTCGGAGTCCtcgaagaaggaagaagaaaatcaaaaagaaatCCTAAAAAAGGTTAATAGCAGAAAGTGTTGCAAGCCTTAAAACTCAAAAACTGAGATATATAGGCTACTTTTGGTCGGGTATTTTCTGCGTTTCCGGTGCAATAAGTCAATCCAATAATAATAACCTTCCTCAGGGAAAGGGGACACCCGAGGGCATTAGTCACCCGGCTATTATCGGAGCTTCATCCTCTTATCATCCAAGCAATAATACCCAACAAGAGGGGgcagagaaagagaaagagaggcATGGTAGATCTCTTCGTAtggcttttttctttcttcatcctCGTTGCCCTCCTCATTATCCTCGTTTATCAGGTCAATCCCTTCATCTAATCTAGTATATGATGTATTAAATTGACTTGGTGGGTAATGATTGTTTAGCTTATTCTTCAATTTATTtgcaactaaattcattattaagtGCTAAAAAAAGAGAATACTAATTCTGGGTATTTTGGATTTTGTTATAAGAATCTGTGTTTGAAGTTTTGATTTCTGGAATATTATCTCACTGCCCTTTGATTTGAGTAACTAGGTTATTGTtctgtttatttatattgaaaactGGAAAGGGAAATTTAACAGCTTGATAATTTTGCTGCAGCTCATATGCTTGGCTGATTTAGAGTTTGATTACATCAATCCTTATGATTCTTCATCACGGATAAACAAAGTGGTGTTGCTGGAATTTATCCTGGAaggatttttatgttttttctaTCTACTAACAGGGCATTGGGTTATGTCACTGTTAT contains:
- the LOC107926916 gene encoding protein cornichon homolog 4; its protein translation is MVDLFVWLFSFFILVALLIILVYQLICLADLEFDYINPYDSSSRINKVVLLEFILEGFLCFFYLLTGHWVMSLLCAPYLYNNVRLYTRKQHLVDVTEIFNLLHWEKKKRLFKLAYVVVLLFFAVFWMIYSALEDD